One genomic region from Haloprofundus salinisoli encodes:
- a CDS encoding TRAM domain-containing protein, producing MEISDKLLCLFSAEVRSDGDSYTVEIPRREVETGSIEAGETYRVALISREAKADTAAETATTSTSTTTTEADEPQPPVEVGELRYVEIEDIGKQGDGIARVERGYVIIVPDAEVGERVKIEITEVKSNFAVGEVIEDEF from the coding sequence TTGGAAATCTCAGATAAACTCCTGTGTCTGTTCAGTGCGGAAGTCCGCAGCGACGGCGACTCCTACACCGTCGAAATCCCACGTCGGGAGGTCGAAACCGGTTCTATCGAGGCGGGCGAAACGTACCGCGTCGCGCTCATCTCCCGCGAAGCCAAAGCCGACACCGCGGCCGAAACGGCGACGACGTCGACGTCGACGACGACGACCGAGGCCGACGAACCCCAACCGCCGGTCGAAGTCGGCGAACTGCGCTACGTCGAAATCGAGGACATCGGCAAGCAGGGCGACGGTATCGCTCGCGTCGAGCGCGGTTACGTCATCATCGTCCCCGACGCGGAGGTCGGCGAGCGGGTGAAGATAGAGATCACAGAAGTGAAGTCGAACTTCGCCGTCGGCGAAGTCATCGAAGACGAGTTCTGA
- a CDS encoding YkgJ family cysteine cluster protein: protein MESLETELKRARALDTDELADAIESIGFECTRCGACCKGYTAADGDEEPHTATVFPNEIRELGGATPEQYEWRDVARPMPYGLTETDDGETEGETFEWALQTDACGDCTFYEEDENGVGACSVHENRPLICRTYPFSVALGGTTQPMGEAVDGEGMVRAHECEGLGRDISREHAEELAAALKARAVRELEEAIGVRDNYAPVERAPGEAVVYDSEGAKRPDGAPR, encoded by the coding sequence ATGGAGTCGCTCGAAACCGAACTGAAACGCGCCCGAGCGCTCGACACCGACGAGTTAGCCGACGCTATCGAGTCCATCGGCTTCGAGTGCACGCGCTGCGGGGCCTGCTGTAAGGGGTACACCGCGGCGGACGGCGACGAGGAACCGCACACGGCGACCGTATTCCCCAACGAGATCCGAGAACTGGGGGGTGCAACCCCCGAACAGTACGAGTGGCGCGACGTCGCCCGGCCGATGCCGTACGGACTGACCGAGACCGACGACGGAGAGACGGAGGGCGAGACGTTCGAGTGGGCGCTACAGACCGACGCCTGCGGTGACTGCACGTTCTACGAGGAGGACGAGAACGGCGTGGGGGCGTGCTCGGTCCACGAGAACCGGCCGCTCATCTGCCGGACCTACCCGTTCAGCGTCGCCCTCGGGGGAACCACGCAACCGATGGGCGAGGCCGTCGACGGCGAGGGGATGGTCCGCGCCCACGAGTGCGAGGGACTGGGACGCGACATCTCCCGGGAGCACGCCGAAGAGCTCGCGGCGGCGCTCAAAGCGCGGGCCGTCCGGGAACTCGAAGAGGCGATCGGCGTCCGCGACAACTACGCGCCGGTGGAGCGAGCGCCAGGCGAAGCGGTCGTCTACGACTCGGAGGGCGCGAAGCGACCGGATGGTGCGCCGCGCTAA
- a CDS encoding nucleoside phosphorylase: MIPHYGDKYDAEALFSPKEAVTAQDNGLPDVPSAIILGYQTELTEIVRERTDSKVDIVRSQYLYRLSDAVGYVPVHEWGIGAPITATVTENVVAAGASTVVMLGGCAGLQMDIAPDTAILPTESIRDEGVSYHYLPADEAVTATATLVDELDESFEDAGFETARGTTWTTSAMYRETIPEVERYRDDGVVSLCMESAAMWAVCRYRGVDTATVHAIGDYLTPDEWVPETEPKRGLVEMFDPTVRALESYVADQ, translated from the coding sequence ATGATTCCTCACTACGGCGACAAGTACGACGCCGAAGCGCTGTTCTCGCCGAAAGAGGCTGTTACCGCGCAGGATAACGGATTACCCGACGTCCCTTCGGCGATTATCCTCGGTTACCAGACCGAACTCACCGAAATAGTGCGCGAACGCACCGACTCGAAAGTCGACATCGTGCGGTCGCAGTATCTGTATCGGCTCTCCGACGCCGTCGGCTACGTTCCCGTCCACGAGTGGGGCATCGGCGCACCGATAACTGCGACTGTCACGGAGAACGTCGTCGCCGCCGGTGCTTCGACCGTCGTGATGCTCGGCGGGTGTGCGGGACTCCAGATGGATATCGCTCCCGATACGGCCATCCTTCCCACCGAGTCGATTCGTGACGAAGGCGTTTCCTATCACTACCTCCCTGCGGACGAGGCGGTGACGGCGACGGCAACACTCGTGGACGAACTCGACGAATCGTTCGAAGACGCTGGTTTCGAGACCGCACGGGGAACGACGTGGACGACGAGCGCGATGTACCGCGAAACGATTCCAGAAGTCGAACGGTACCGCGATGACGGCGTCGTCTCGCTCTGTATGGAGTCGGCGGCGATGTGGGCCGTCTGTCGGTACCGCGGCGTCGATACCGCGACGGTCCACGCCATCGGCGATTATCTCACGCCCGACGAGTGGGTACCGGAGACAGAGCCGAAACGTGGATTGGTGGAGATGTTCGACCCGACGGTTAGAGCGTTGGAGAGCTACGTGGCGGATCAGTAG
- the surE gene encoding 5'/3'-nucleotidase SurE codes for MQTPRVLLTNDDGIDAPGIEALYRELDAVADVTVIAPDENQSGMGRTRNGAVTLRVHEWGYRLAGTPADCVAFGLGGGLDAEFDVVVSGINDSPNLGNYVVGRSGTVGAGIEASFLGVPAIAVSAYHSEDFHCHPSEEYDFTRPAVVARDLLERVWQSEVFEDVDLLNVNAPVDVDAPPLRLTHVLADYAQSVEDGAAADGGGSTEADAATTDREVRLVDQTWPHVVGFGNPMPGIDAHRERYPEGSDRRAVIDGSVSVSPLSMTHDYVETPELDAVVDSVESSLAE; via the coding sequence ATGCAGACGCCGCGAGTGCTTCTGACGAACGACGACGGAATCGACGCGCCCGGCATCGAGGCGCTGTACCGCGAACTCGACGCCGTCGCCGACGTGACGGTCATCGCCCCCGACGAGAACCAAAGCGGGATGGGTCGCACGCGAAACGGAGCGGTCACGCTCCGCGTCCACGAGTGGGGGTATCGCCTCGCGGGGACGCCCGCCGACTGCGTCGCGTTCGGCCTCGGCGGCGGGTTGGACGCCGAGTTCGACGTCGTCGTCTCCGGCATCAACGACAGTCCGAACCTCGGCAACTACGTCGTCGGGCGCTCCGGTACCGTCGGCGCGGGCATCGAAGCGTCGTTTCTCGGCGTCCCGGCTATCGCCGTCTCGGCGTACCACTCCGAAGATTTCCACTGCCACCCCAGTGAAGAGTACGACTTCACCCGACCGGCGGTCGTCGCCCGCGACCTGCTCGAACGCGTCTGGCAAAGTGAGGTGTTCGAGGACGTGGACCTGTTGAACGTCAACGCGCCCGTCGACGTCGACGCGCCGCCGCTTCGACTCACGCACGTTCTCGCCGACTACGCGCAGTCGGTCGAAGACGGGGCAGCGGCCGACGGCGGTGGGAGTACGGAGGCCGACGCGGCGACGACCGACCGGGAAGTCCGGCTGGTCGACCAGACGTGGCCCCACGTCGTCGGTTTCGGCAACCCGATGCCGGGAATCGACGCCCACCGCGAGCGCTACCCAGAGGGAAGCGACCGCCGAGCGGTCATCGACGGGTCGGTGAGCGTCTCGCCGCTGTCGATGACTCACGACTACGTCGAGACGCCGGAACTCGACGCGGTTGTCGACTCGGTCGAGTCGTCGCTCGCAGAGTGA